A segment of the Candidatus Nitrososphaera gargensis Ga9.2 genome:
CCATCTTGCTACATCAGGCCATAGCTTTTTGTGTGCAGTGTCACTAATGCACAGTGCGACATGGCCGCCAGGATACTGAAAAACTGACTTATCTTTGCTTGAAGTATGGTCGTTTATCGCTAAGGAAGAAGCGCGAGAAACAAGGTCGTCTTTTTCTGCGATTATGGTTAACACAGGCATCGTTATTTTGGAAAGATCTACGGCCGCTAGTATTGTAGATTGTTGCTTGCTTCCTCCTCCCGTAGCAGTGTTTTTGCCACCAACCTGCATCCTGTGTGATACCAGCAGGTTATTTATATAACAATCTGTGATGATCTGCCTGTGGAGAGCGCCAGGGATTGGCGGCGTATCATACAACCATCTTTCAACATCAATAAAGGTTTGAACGAATTCATTATCGAACATCTTTTGAAAGGACTTCATGTATTTATCAAAACCGTATCTTGGTGGATTACGCATCAGAAATGCTAGATCAAGCATCTGGCCATCCATGCGGCCAAGTTCATTCATCATCCTATCAATATCAACCGCTTTTGACCACTTTGTGAGTATAGTATCGTCTTTGCTAAAATCTACTGGGACAGCCATGAGAACGAGGTTTCGTACATTATCGTTATTCAGGCTAGAGTAAATTAGCGCAAATATTCCACCCCAGCAATATCCCATAAGCGATACTTTATCCGCGCCAGTTTGCTCTTTTATTATCTTCACTGAATCGTCAATATACCTTAGATAGTCTTCAACAGAAAGGTGGTCATCAGTGCTGTCAGGATATCCCCAATCAAGCAGGTATATGTCTAATCCACCTGGAGATAATAGGTTTCTAACTACGCTTTTGCGCGGGTTCAAGTCAAGAATATGAAAGGTATTGATGGGTGCGTAAATTATTAAAAGAGGCTGCGGCTGTCTTTTCCGCACTTTCTTCTTAGTATCAGAGTCAGCCCCGAAATTGCTGCCTTCTGCTTTGTCCTCGTAGCGGTAATGAAGCAATCTAGATTTGTCTTTTCTGTATGCCACATCAAAAGGAGCCAGGTTGGACTCTTTTGCTGTCTGAAAGAAGAATGCGGATTGACCTTGCTTGAACAATTCGAAGAGCCTGTCCAAATAATCCATAGGATAGCCGGCTTTTTTAAATTCAGACCGAAGGTTCAAAAGATCTTGGATATATTTTGAAAGCAGCTC
Coding sequences within it:
- a CDS encoding alpha/beta fold hydrolase, producing MHGIAIANIYNLVYFRAFERAVAEQQVEYIVESQKMYSKNGREARSTINIFETFYSSWLRNVDDELKNELKSDSFAELLSKYIQDLLNLRSEFKKAGYPMDYLDRLFELFKQGQSAFFFQTAKESNLAPFDVAYRKDKSRLLHYRYEDKAEGSNFGADSDTKKKVRKRQPQPLLIIYAPINTFHILDLNPRKSVVRNLLSPGGLDIYLLDWGYPDSTDDHLSVEDYLRYIDDSVKIIKEQTGADKVSLMGYCWGGIFALIYSSLNNDNVRNLVLMAVPVDFSKDDTILTKWSKAVDIDRMMNELGRMDGQMLDLAFLMRNPPRYGFDKYMKSFQKMFDNEFVQTFIDVERWLYDTPPIPGALHRQIITDCYINNLLVSHRMQVGGKNTATGGGSKQQSTILAAVDLSKITMPVLTIIAEKDDLVSRASSLAINDHTSSKDKSVFQYPGGHVALCISDTAHKKLWPDVARWFLSR